The proteins below come from a single Saccharophagus degradans 2-40 genomic window:
- a CDS encoding phosphatidate cytidylyltransferase, whose product MLKQRVITAIIMVSVFASVLVFLPWQAFAVLAAGVFLVGAWEWAPLAGVTSALGRVAYALSTGILGAVLSYFTHWQGDTELLQTLLVGACVWWAVALLWIQGYPSSAVLWRAPPLRMLMGWLVIVPAWLGCLYLRSQTSGAWLILIVVLAVAAADIGAYFSGRAFGKRKLAVNVSPGKSWEGVWGGLCASVVFALIVFFVAGAPYWWVPIVVILPSAMISVVGDLLESMLKRHTGIKDSSQLLPGHGGVLDRIDGLVAAVPVFTLAYLSAGWGL is encoded by the coding sequence GTGCTTAAACAACGCGTTATTACCGCCATCATTATGGTGTCTGTCTTTGCTTCCGTTTTAGTGTTTCTTCCTTGGCAGGCATTTGCAGTGTTGGCGGCTGGCGTGTTTTTGGTGGGCGCGTGGGAATGGGCTCCACTGGCGGGAGTGACCTCTGCGTTAGGAAGAGTTGCTTACGCATTAAGTACGGGAATATTAGGTGCCGTACTGTCTTATTTCACCCATTGGCAGGGCGATACCGAGCTGCTGCAAACGCTGCTAGTTGGGGCGTGTGTATGGTGGGCGGTAGCGCTGCTGTGGATTCAGGGTTACCCGTCGAGCGCAGTGTTATGGCGTGCTCCGCCTCTGCGTATGCTTATGGGGTGGTTGGTCATAGTGCCTGCGTGGTTAGGCTGTTTATACCTGCGCTCGCAAACTTCTGGCGCATGGCTAATTTTGATTGTCGTGCTGGCTGTTGCCGCCGCCGATATTGGCGCTTATTTTAGTGGTCGAGCCTTTGGTAAGCGCAAGCTGGCTGTGAATGTTAGCCCTGGTAAATCCTGGGAGGGCGTTTGGGGTGGTTTGTGCGCATCTGTGGTTTTTGCGTTAATCGTTTTCTTTGTTGCTGGCGCACCTTATTGGTGGGTTCCTATTGTAGTCATCTTGCCATCGGCCATGATCTCTGTCGTGGGTGATTTGCTCGAAAGCATGCTAAAGCGCCACACTGGTATCAAGGACAGCAGCCAGTTGTTACCCGGCCACGGCGGTGTGTTGGATCGCATCGATGGCTTGGTGGCCGCAGTACCTGTTTTCACTCTTGCCTATCTCTCGGCCGGCTGGGGCTTATAA
- the uppS gene encoding polyprenyl diphosphate synthase, protein MDNSDIEESRLRHVAIIMDGNNRWAKREGKQGIAGHKAGVERIRDVLAACRAQGVEVLTLFAFSSENWRRPPIEVEALMGLFYSYLKKEARKLAEEGVALRVIGNRSRFSKSLLRAIEEAESTASDGDATLVIAADYGGCWDIANSARQLAEAAVRGDITPEQIDEHALSNHIQTAGLPPLDLLIRTGGELRISNFLLWQAAYAELYFSDLLWPDFGKDALDEAVADFHRRQRRFGKTSDQLKQEAARA, encoded by the coding sequence ATGGATAACAGTGATATAGAAGAAAGTCGTTTGCGCCATGTTGCCATCATTATGGATGGCAACAATCGCTGGGCAAAACGTGAAGGTAAGCAAGGCATTGCCGGTCATAAGGCTGGGGTGGAGCGCATTCGCGATGTACTAGCCGCGTGTCGTGCTCAGGGCGTCGAAGTTCTCACACTGTTTGCTTTTAGTAGCGAGAACTGGCGCCGTCCACCCATTGAGGTTGAAGCCTTAATGGGTTTGTTTTATAGCTACCTTAAAAAAGAAGCGCGCAAACTGGCCGAAGAAGGCGTAGCGTTGCGGGTTATCGGCAATCGCAGCCGTTTCTCTAAAAGTTTGTTGCGCGCTATAGAAGAGGCAGAGTCGACAGCCTCAGACGGTGATGCAACATTGGTTATTGCGGCCGATTACGGTGGTTGCTGGGATATCGCCAACTCCGCTCGTCAGTTGGCTGAGGCGGCTGTTCGCGGTGATATCACCCCCGAGCAAATTGATGAGCATGCGCTGTCTAATCATATTCAAACCGCGGGCCTCCCCCCTTTAGATTTGCTTATTCGCACCGGTGGCGAGTTGCGTATTAGTAACTTTTTACTGTGGCAAGCAGCCTACGCCGAGTTGTATTTTAGCGATTTGCTATGGCCAGATTTCGGCAAAGATGCGCTAGATGAAGCTGTAGCAGACTTTCATCGTCGCCAGCGCCGATTCGGCAAAACCTCCGATCAATTAAAACAAGAGGCTGCTCGTGCTTAA
- the frr gene encoding ribosome recycling factor produces MIDDIKSDSEERMSRAIEALGTHFNKIRTGRAHPSILDGVMVSYYGSATPLSQVANVTVLDARTLSISPWEKNIVPEIEKAIMKSDLGLNPVTTGDLIRVPMPMLTEETRKGYIKRARAEAESARVSIRNVRRDALAEVKALVKDKEISEDDERRAADEIQQITNKYVAEVDKALSAKEKDLMEI; encoded by the coding sequence ATGATAGATGATATTAAAAGTGATTCAGAAGAACGTATGTCTCGTGCCATTGAGGCGCTAGGCACTCACTTTAACAAAATTCGTACTGGCCGTGCGCACCCAAGCATTTTAGATGGGGTGATGGTGTCCTACTACGGAAGCGCCACGCCTTTAAGCCAGGTTGCTAACGTGACGGTATTGGATGCGCGTACTTTGTCTATTAGCCCTTGGGAAAAAAACATAGTGCCTGAAATTGAAAAGGCAATTATGAAGTCTGACCTAGGCTTAAACCCAGTAACCACAGGCGATTTGATACGTGTGCCAATGCCTATGCTTACTGAAGAAACGCGCAAAGGCTACATCAAGCGTGCTCGTGCAGAAGCAGAATCTGCCCGTGTTTCTATTCGAAATGTTCGTCGCGATGCCTTGGCAGAAGTGAAGGCGCTAGTGAAAGACAAAGAAATTAGCGAAGACGACGAGCGCAGAGCAGCGGACGAGATTCAACAAATTACTAATAAGTACGTAGCTGAAGTAGATAAAGCGCTTAGCGCCAAAGAAAAGGATCTAATGGAGATTTGA
- the pyrH gene encoding UMP kinase yields MPNTPDRKYKRILLKLSGEQLMGDEGFGIDPKVLDKMALEIGQLVGIGVQVGLVIGGGNLFRGAALSRAGLDRVTGDHMGMLATVMNALAMRDALERSNISSTVMSAIPMHGVTDQYDRRKALRLLDNGEVVIFSAGTGNPFFTTDSAACLRGIEVNAELVLKATKVDGVYSADPMKDPTAVRYSKLTYEKVLTEQLGVMDLTAICLCQDHNMPVRVFQMDKQGALLNIVVGGDEGTLIQGKETEEA; encoded by the coding sequence ATGCCAAACACCCCCGATCGAAAGTATAAACGTATTCTCCTCAAGCTCAGTGGCGAGCAGTTAATGGGCGATGAAGGGTTCGGTATAGACCCTAAAGTATTAGATAAAATGGCCCTAGAAATTGGGCAGTTAGTAGGGATTGGGGTTCAGGTAGGCTTGGTTATAGGTGGTGGTAACCTGTTTAGAGGTGCTGCGCTAAGTCGAGCAGGGCTAGATCGCGTGACCGGTGACCATATGGGTATGCTGGCTACGGTAATGAATGCGCTGGCAATGCGCGATGCGCTTGAGCGCTCTAACATTTCTTCTACGGTAATGTCTGCTATTCCGATGCACGGCGTTACCGATCAGTACGACCGCCGCAAGGCGCTTCGCCTGCTAGACAACGGCGAAGTTGTTATTTTTTCTGCCGGTACCGGCAATCCATTCTTTACTACCGATTCTGCCGCGTGCCTGCGTGGCATAGAAGTGAATGCGGAATTGGTTTTGAAGGCGACCAAAGTAGACGGCGTTTATTCCGCCGACCCTATGAAAGATCCCACCGCCGTTCGTTACTCAAAACTCACCTACGAGAAAGTGCTAACCGAACAGTTGGGCGTAATGGACTTGACGGCAATTTGTTTGTGTCAAGATCACAATATGCCAGTGCGTGTATTCCAAATGGATAAACAGGGTGCGCTTCTAAACATCGTTGTTGGCGGTGATGAAGGCACTTTGATTCAGGGTAAAGAAACTGAAGAGGCTTAA
- the tsf gene encoding translation elongation factor Ts, whose translation MAVSASLVKELRERTGLGMMECKKALVETDGDIDVAIENLRKASGLKAAKKADRTAAEGVVAVKVAEDGSYGVMVEVNSETDFVARDAGFLAFVDTVVNKAFDTKATDVAALAGDEIESTRQALVQKIGENIGVRRVQLIEAGSGVVGAYLHSNNRIAVLTQLTAGDVELARDIAMHVAAVNPQVVNSADMPAEVVEKEKEIIKAQPDMEGKPAEIVDKMMVGRINKFLKENSLVDQPFVKNPEVTVGKLAKDAGAEVVGFVRFEVGEGIEKVEEDFAAEVAAQVAASKA comes from the coding sequence ATGGCAGTGTCTGCTTCTTTGGTAAAAGAACTGCGCGAGCGTACTGGCTTGGGCATGATGGAATGTAAAAAAGCATTGGTTGAAACCGATGGTGATATCGACGTTGCGATTGAGAATTTGCGTAAAGCTTCTGGCCTTAAAGCAGCTAAAAAAGCAGATCGTACTGCTGCTGAAGGTGTTGTTGCGGTTAAGGTTGCAGAAGATGGCAGCTACGGCGTAATGGTTGAAGTTAACTCGGAGACTGACTTCGTTGCACGCGACGCGGGTTTCTTGGCGTTTGTTGATACCGTTGTAAACAAAGCTTTCGACACTAAAGCTACTGATGTAGCGGCTTTGGCTGGCGATGAAATTGAATCAACTCGTCAAGCATTGGTTCAAAAAATTGGTGAGAACATTGGCGTTCGTCGCGTTCAGCTTATCGAAGCTGGTTCAGGCGTTGTTGGTGCTTATCTTCACTCTAACAACCGCATTGCAGTGTTAACTCAGTTGACTGCTGGTGATGTTGAGTTGGCTCGCGACATCGCTATGCACGTTGCTGCTGTTAACCCTCAAGTGGTTAACTCTGCCGACATGCCTGCAGAAGTTGTAGAGAAAGAGAAAGAAATCATCAAGGCTCAACCAGATATGGAAGGCAAGCCTGCTGAGATCGTTGATAAAATGATGGTAGGCCGTATCAACAAGTTCTTGAAAGAGAACAGCTTGGTAGATCAGCCTTTCGTTAAAAACCCTGAAGTAACTGTTGGCAAGCTAGCGAAAGACGCTGGCGCTGAAGTTGTTGGCTTCGTGCGTTTTGAAGTAGGTGAAGGCATTGAAAAAGTAGAAGAAGACTTCGCGGCAGAAGTTGCTGCTCAAGTTGCTGCTTCTAAGGCGTAA
- the rpsB gene encoding 30S ribosomal protein S2: MPTVSMRDMLQAGVHFGHQTRYWNPKMGKYIFGARNKIHIINLEHTVPAFNEALAIVKQLGSQKKKVLFVGTKRAAQKSIKEQAERSNMPFVSHRWLGGMLTNYKTIRASIRRYRELETQSQDGTFEKLTKKEALVRTRIMEKLEKSIGGIKDMGGLPDALFIIDVEHERIAIQEANKLGIPVIGVVDTNSDPAGVDYVIPGNDDAIRAIKLYATAVADACIEGAADSASVPNKDEFVEEKAADAE; encoded by the coding sequence ATGCCTACTGTAAGCATGCGCGATATGCTGCAAGCCGGTGTCCACTTTGGTCACCAAACTCGTTACTGGAACCCTAAGATGGGTAAATACATCTTCGGCGCTCGTAACAAAATTCATATCATTAACTTGGAGCACACTGTTCCTGCGTTTAATGAAGCGTTGGCCATTGTTAAGCAATTGGGCAGCCAAAAGAAAAAAGTTTTGTTTGTTGGCACTAAGCGCGCTGCGCAAAAGTCTATTAAAGAGCAAGCAGAACGTTCAAACATGCCTTTCGTTAGCCATCGCTGGTTAGGTGGTATGTTGACCAACTACAAAACTATCCGCGCTTCTATTCGCCGTTACCGCGAACTTGAAACTCAAAGCCAAGACGGTACTTTCGAAAAGCTAACTAAAAAAGAAGCTTTAGTTCGTACTCGTATCATGGAGAAGCTAGAGAAGTCTATCGGTGGTATTAAAGACATGGGCGGTCTACCAGACGCTTTGTTTATCATCGATGTTGAGCACGAGCGTATTGCTATTCAAGAAGCTAATAAATTGGGTATCCCAGTTATTGGTGTTGTTGATACTAACAGTGATCCCGCTGGTGTTGACTACGTAATCCCAGGTAACGACGATGCTATCCGTGCTATCAAGCTATACGCTACTGCAGTTGCAGACGCGTGTATTGAAGGCGCTGCGGACTCTGCATCTGTTCCTAATAAAGACGAATTCGTAGAAGAAAAAGCTGCTGACGCCGAGTAA
- a CDS encoding histidine kinase, which produces MFNKINFKSRAALFILCGVLLGGCGGSSGDGEDTSPDSFAFDDEIDAPLAQWYLSDEIEVEGVNAETPISIVGGEYSINYGDFTDEDGSVYEGDIIIVRVFTADTIDTETELTLTIGDEDDTFTVRTAEVVLRAKDAFKKLTFSWDSVDGADYYRLLEKAHAGEEFEQVGRDLESTSIGLTLDVPIHRLDWLNAEYKLQTCTNAECSESDAISVYSYMKRSIGYFKASNPESYDRFGRVALSADGKTLAVAAPGDDSAAKGIDGDDGDNSVSGSGAVYVYVRDDGEWRFQAYIKASNTGEADAFGRALALSDDGNTLAVGAPFEDGASAGIDGDGLSDALQDSGAVYVFRRAGDAWSQQNYIKASNPAVNDNFGSALALSDYGGTLAVAAPGQDSSAVLVGGDEVDQLAADSGAVYVFSLNADNWQQQAFIKASNTGAGDGFGGRVALSANGNSLVVGAPYEQSLFAGQPADNSAANAGAAYVYGRASGSWSFKAYLKASNAQSDGRFGSAVAIANDGATVAVGSAGEASIAIGVNGNQLDRSNAESGAAYVFNLEGDAWVQHSYIKASNGDIGDLFGSAIALNAAGSLLVVGAPGESSAAEGVSGTQPDNSATDAGAAYVFELSAGAWSQLKYVKASNAEAADGFGSYVSLDASGDVLAVGAPEERSSSTLFSNLQTSNALNAAGAVYLY; this is translated from the coding sequence ATGTTTAATAAAATTAATTTTAAAAGTCGAGCAGCGCTATTTATATTGTGTGGTGTGCTGCTTGGGGGTTGTGGCGGCAGCAGTGGCGATGGCGAAGATACAAGCCCAGATTCTTTTGCGTTTGATGATGAAATAGATGCGCCACTGGCGCAGTGGTATCTCTCTGACGAAATTGAAGTGGAGGGAGTTAACGCCGAAACGCCAATTAGTATTGTGGGTGGTGAGTATTCGATAAATTATGGTGACTTTACCGATGAAGACGGTTCAGTATACGAGGGCGATATAATTATTGTGCGCGTTTTTACCGCAGACACAATTGATACCGAAACCGAGCTCACGCTAACCATTGGTGATGAAGACGATACTTTTACTGTTCGCACGGCTGAGGTTGTGTTGCGAGCGAAAGATGCATTTAAAAAATTAACGTTCAGTTGGGATAGCGTCGACGGTGCCGATTATTATCGCCTGCTTGAAAAAGCTCATGCAGGTGAAGAGTTTGAGCAGGTAGGGCGGGATTTGGAGTCTACCTCAATTGGTTTGACGCTAGATGTGCCTATCCATCGTTTAGATTGGCTTAATGCCGAATACAAGCTGCAAACCTGTACCAATGCCGAATGTTCAGAGTCCGATGCTATTTCTGTTTACAGCTATATGAAGCGTTCGATTGGTTACTTTAAAGCGAGTAACCCCGAAAGCTACGATAGGTTTGGGCGTGTGGCGTTAAGCGCCGACGGCAAAACCTTGGCTGTAGCCGCGCCTGGCGACGACAGTGCTGCAAAGGGTATAGATGGCGATGATGGTGATAACTCGGTAAGTGGCAGTGGCGCAGTTTATGTGTATGTGCGCGATGATGGTGAATGGCGTTTTCAGGCTTATATCAAGGCGTCAAACACTGGCGAGGCGGATGCTTTCGGACGCGCACTGGCCTTAAGTGACGATGGCAACACGCTTGCGGTTGGCGCGCCTTTCGAAGATGGCGCCAGCGCAGGCATTGATGGCGATGGCTTAAGTGATGCTCTGCAGGATAGTGGTGCCGTGTATGTATTTCGTCGGGCGGGAGATGCTTGGTCGCAACAAAACTATATAAAAGCTTCAAACCCTGCGGTTAACGACAACTTTGGCTCGGCATTAGCGCTAAGTGATTATGGTGGCACGCTGGCAGTGGCGGCGCCTGGGCAGGATAGCTCCGCCGTTTTGGTTGGGGGTGATGAAGTCGATCAGCTTGCGGCCGACTCGGGCGCGGTTTACGTGTTTAGCTTAAATGCAGATAACTGGCAGCAGCAGGCTTTTATCAAAGCATCTAACACCGGCGCTGGCGACGGTTTTGGTGGTCGCGTTGCGCTAAGTGCTAATGGTAATTCTTTAGTTGTTGGGGCCCCTTACGAGCAATCGTTGTTTGCTGGTCAGCCTGCAGATAATAGTGCGGCAAATGCCGGTGCAGCCTATGTTTATGGTCGCGCATCCGGCAGCTGGTCGTTTAAAGCCTATTTAAAGGCATCGAACGCCCAGTCTGATGGTCGATTTGGCTCGGCCGTAGCTATAGCAAATGATGGCGCCACAGTGGCAGTGGGTTCTGCGGGTGAAGCGAGTATTGCAATAGGTGTAAATGGCAACCAGTTAGATCGCTCAAATGCAGAATCGGGTGCGGCCTATGTGTTTAATTTAGAGGGCGATGCATGGGTGCAGCACAGCTATATAAAGGCCTCTAATGGCGATATTGGCGACCTTTTTGGGTCGGCCATTGCTTTGAATGCCGCTGGGTCGTTATTGGTGGTGGGTGCGCCGGGTGAGTCAAGCGCTGCCGAGGGGGTAAGCGGAACTCAGCCTGATAACAGCGCTACAGATGCGGGTGCCGCTTACGTGTTTGAACTGAGCGCGGGGGCTTGGAGTCAGTTAAAGTATGTTAAAGCCTCGAATGCGGAGGCGGCCGACGGGTTTGGCTCATATGTCTCGCTGGATGCGTCAGGCGATGTGTTGGCAGTAGGTGCGCCAGAAGAGCGAAGCAGTTCCACGCTATTTTCCAACCTGCAAACAAGTAATGCGCTGAATGCAGCTGGCGCTGTGTATTTGTATTGA
- a CDS encoding cadherin-like beta sandwich domain-containing protein encodes MNKLKPPKNALPKTKYLLILIALTCITACSGGSNEFNYDTSAQRLTSLTIDEYSLDFNSEKTGPYKIETSNSEKTLSVHFESSGDYSFSYSIQNSNGTYQKTLDDEKHFVANIAEGANLISIQLYDSEKDVFVTYTIYAYRLSSAARITSFNLYDFASGSGSGTSLGLAPSFSEAVFDYSTTVPYSSCAIAYQITAKNSGVSMQTNGSTSYERNVYYHNLSPGVNYLDTTVVAEDFSTSERYTIAITRTPPTTDQIESNAQLLKLDTDGDYFQYVCGITDYTFFIDNNTDTINLDITPEIEGAKVFINNNEINPSETQTLQVNESAGTATITVISANGGNSQTYTLTYIRRSHNIVNVETTEELITAIRTAEPNDEIRVSTGEYLLTTKETGMLFSDRSGTAIEPIYLTGEQSFTDDVIIKGTGSETLITLTGSHWNISGITLQNAGTAVLLNGANNITLKELLIEDFYSTAISLTNGANNNTIKLNSFSQLSGDDATAAIHIGDANLRNINANQLTNGEISNGNTISHNIFINMADSRAINLDAGASNTNISFNSFIENTQALDTTSRAPLIQNFGINSVISHNSFEFDDPRETTSLIQLGAADLHVSWATGVQLIQNLFDLNNRTVDAIANLSTHTAMLTENLRSDDLTITYGGSNYNFDNLTSPIYTIQTNSTNTRCLGIEEYEIDNKNYWLVELEACDTTDTSQHWKIVTDKGIYAALVNQSQTDGHMRTATEFEGLCSTSEGIYQSNVYLTEDEGGYVERWLLDTQGDTTYIRNKKDTDYGLTIPGEFASEGTPLMTCAITNSESQQFTLVPVAQ; translated from the coding sequence ATGAACAAATTAAAACCCCCAAAAAACGCCTTACCGAAAACTAAATACCTGCTTATCCTCATAGCTTTAACCTGTATTACAGCTTGCTCTGGCGGCAGCAACGAATTCAATTACGATACCAGCGCACAACGCCTAACCAGCCTTACAATTGATGAATACTCCTTAGATTTCAACAGCGAAAAAACTGGGCCCTACAAAATAGAAACCAGCAATAGCGAAAAAACATTGAGCGTCCATTTCGAGTCGAGCGGCGACTACAGTTTTAGCTACAGCATTCAAAACAGCAACGGCACTTATCAGAAAACACTTGATGACGAAAAACATTTCGTCGCCAACATTGCAGAAGGAGCCAACTTAATATCCATTCAGCTTTACGATAGCGAAAAAGACGTTTTTGTAACCTACACGATATACGCCTACAGGCTTTCTTCTGCCGCGCGCATCACAAGCTTTAACCTTTACGACTTTGCCAGCGGCAGCGGCAGCGGCACATCACTAGGCCTTGCACCTTCTTTTAGCGAGGCTGTATTTGATTATTCAACAACGGTGCCATACAGCTCCTGCGCCATTGCATATCAAATTACAGCAAAAAACAGTGGTGTAAGCATGCAAACCAACGGCAGCACATCCTACGAACGCAATGTGTACTATCACAACTTAAGCCCTGGGGTGAATTATTTAGATACCACGGTTGTTGCAGAAGATTTCTCTACCAGCGAGCGCTACACCATTGCCATAACCCGAACACCCCCAACTACCGATCAAATAGAAAGCAACGCGCAACTTTTAAAGCTTGATACCGACGGCGATTATTTTCAATATGTTTGCGGAATAACCGACTACACATTTTTTATAGACAACAACACCGATACCATTAACCTAGACATCACCCCAGAAATAGAAGGTGCAAAAGTATTTATTAACAACAACGAAATAAACCCAAGCGAAACCCAAACCCTTCAAGTAAACGAGAGCGCTGGTACAGCGACAATTACGGTAATTTCTGCCAATGGAGGCAACAGCCAAACCTATACCCTTACCTATATTCGCCGCAGCCACAACATAGTGAATGTAGAAACAACGGAAGAACTTATTACAGCAATACGTACAGCCGAGCCTAACGATGAGATTAGAGTTAGCACGGGCGAATACCTGCTAACCACAAAAGAAACAGGCATGCTCTTTTCCGATCGCTCGGGTACAGCAATTGAACCTATCTACCTTACTGGCGAGCAAAGCTTTACCGACGATGTAATTATTAAAGGCACGGGAAGCGAAACACTCATAACGCTTACTGGCAGCCATTGGAATATTTCTGGCATCACCCTGCAAAACGCCGGCACTGCAGTACTCTTAAATGGTGCAAATAACATCACACTAAAAGAATTGCTTATTGAAGATTTTTACAGCACTGCAATAAGCCTAACCAACGGTGCCAACAACAACACCATTAAACTGAACAGCTTTTCACAACTAAGCGGCGACGACGCAACCGCAGCCATTCACATTGGTGACGCCAATTTACGCAATATAAACGCCAACCAATTAACCAACGGCGAAATCAGTAACGGCAATACAATTAGCCACAACATTTTTATTAATATGGCTGATAGCCGCGCTATTAACTTGGATGCGGGCGCATCGAACACAAACATTTCATTTAATAGTTTTATAGAGAATACCCAAGCGCTCGATACCACTTCGCGCGCGCCGTTAATCCAAAACTTTGGTATCAACAGTGTTATTAGCCACAATAGTTTTGAATTTGATGACCCACGAGAAACAACCAGCCTTATTCAACTGGGGGCGGCAGATCTTCACGTCAGTTGGGCGACGGGCGTGCAACTTATTCAAAACCTCTTTGATTTAAATAATCGCACCGTCGATGCCATTGCAAACTTAAGTACGCATACCGCCATGCTGACAGAAAACCTTCGCAGTGATGATTTAACTATCACCTATGGTGGCAGTAATTATAATTTTGACAACCTTACCTCCCCCATTTACACCATACAAACAAACAGCACCAACACGCGTTGCTTGGGGATTGAGGAATACGAAATAGACAACAAAAACTATTGGTTAGTTGAATTAGAAGCGTGCGACACAACAGACACATCACAGCACTGGAAAATAGTCACCGACAAGGGCATTTACGCTGCCCTTGTAAACCAGAGCCAAACCGATGGCCACATGCGCACTGCAACAGAGTTTGAAGGGCTCTGCTCTACCAGCGAAGGCATATACCAAAGCAACGTTTACCTCACCGAAGATGAAGGCGGCTATGTAGAGCGCTGGCTGTTAGACACCCAAGGTGACACAACTTATATACGTAATAAAAAGGACACCGACTACGGCCTAACCATACCCGGCGAGTTTGCCAGTGAAGGCACTCCGCTTATGACCTGTGCCATAACAAATAGCGAATCACAGCAATTTACATTAGTCCCCGTGGCGCAATAG
- a CDS encoding winged helix-turn-helix domain-containing protein produces the protein MHSKPTVLIAAPNLATCLQLERAFKQSNYHAVTTHHEAELSKQIQHCVQRACVFILHYQYYQNLAQPLRHSQPLLLLVDSASAELIDILPNPTSDFVLSQAAPIEIITRLEILLRRCSQAAPSNLVQPNSPMTASYQALALTGAEHALLELLAQHPNTVLSKEYLCSHGLQRTYTPGERSIDVHISRIRQKLTDALGQTSPIKSVRNRGYIYSPPHEPINKPTHK, from the coding sequence ATGCACAGTAAACCCACGGTATTAATAGCAGCGCCAAACTTAGCCACTTGCTTACAGCTTGAGCGGGCTTTCAAACAAAGTAATTACCATGCTGTAACTACTCATCACGAAGCAGAGCTAAGTAAGCAGATACAACATTGCGTGCAGCGAGCATGCGTGTTTATTTTACACTACCAGTATTACCAAAATCTTGCCCAACCACTTAGGCACTCTCAGCCATTGCTTTTGCTTGTCGATTCGGCAAGCGCGGAGCTTATTGATATCCTGCCAAACCCAACCAGCGACTTTGTACTTAGCCAAGCGGCACCCATCGAAATTATCACGCGGCTAGAGATTCTTTTGCGACGCTGTAGTCAGGCGGCGCCCTCAAATTTAGTCCAACCAAATAGCCCAATGACAGCCTCCTACCAAGCGCTAGCCCTAACCGGCGCAGAGCACGCACTGCTAGAGCTGCTTGCGCAACACCCCAATACGGTTTTATCTAAAGAATACCTGTGCAGCCATGGCCTGCAACGCACCTACACTCCCGGCGAACGCAGCATAGACGTACACATAAGTCGTATACGCCAAAAGCTGACAGATGCACTTGGGCAAACTAGCCCTATAAAGTCGGTGCGCAATCGCGGCTATATCTACTCCCCGCCACACGAGCCTATTAACAAGCCCACTCACAAATAG
- the map gene encoding type I methionyl aminopeptidase — MAVSIKTPEEIEKMRIAGRMAAEVLEMIGEHVQPGVTTAELDKICHDYITQVQKAIPAPLNYKGFPKSICTSVNQVVCHGIPSEKKVLKSGDTINIDVTVIFDGYHGDTSKMFFVGTVAPHAHRLVKVTQECLYKGIELVKPGCRLGDIGHVIQTHAQKNHYTVVREYCGHGIGAVFHEDPQVLHYGTPGTGMTLKEGMTFTIEPMINAGKPHTKLKKDGWTVETRDGRLSAQWEHTLAVTATGVEVLTARKEESF, encoded by the coding sequence ATGGCCGTATCGATTAAAACCCCAGAAGAAATAGAAAAAATGCGCATTGCAGGCCGAATGGCCGCAGAAGTGCTCGAAATGATTGGCGAGCACGTGCAACCCGGTGTAACCACCGCAGAACTAGACAAAATTTGCCACGATTACATCACACAAGTTCAAAAAGCTATACCGGCACCACTTAATTACAAAGGGTTTCCCAAATCCATTTGTACCTCGGTAAACCAAGTGGTGTGCCACGGCATACCCTCCGAGAAAAAAGTGCTGAAGTCTGGCGACACCATCAACATTGATGTAACCGTCATATTCGACGGCTACCACGGCGACACCAGTAAAATGTTTTTTGTGGGCACCGTGGCACCCCACGCCCACCGCTTGGTTAAAGTCACTCAGGAATGCCTATATAAAGGTATCGAGTTGGTAAAACCCGGCTGCCGCTTGGGCGACATTGGCCACGTGATACAAACTCATGCGCAAAAAAATCACTACACCGTTGTACGCGAATACTGTGGCCACGGCATAGGTGCGGTATTCCACGAAGACCCGCAGGTATTGCACTACGGCACCCCCGGCACAGGCATGACCTTAAAAGAAGGCATGACCTTCACTATCGAGCCAATGATTAATGCCGGCAAACCGCACACCAAACTTAAAAAAGACGGCTGGACAGTAGAAACCCGAGACGGCCGCCTATCTGCGCAATGGGAGCACACGCTCGCAGTGACCGCAACGGGCGTAGAAGTACTTACTGCTCGCAAAGAGGAATCATTCTAA